The Daphnia pulicaria isolate SC F1-1A chromosome 12, SC_F0-13Bv2, whole genome shotgun sequence genome contains a region encoding:
- the LOC124316463 gene encoding collagen alpha-1(X) chain-like, which produces MAHFSVASLTQVVLLLVFICWTPSSTGAAFSLEEEFLQLKENYIQMKQVVKTLEAKVEQQDSLFKTCFSREKNERPAAAATDSIPSSNNPSAVAINGLPSSCGDLKMIGHTLSGIYSVMGSAKMESVFCDFTKLPGDAGFQKWIGNDVITSAYSPTSVYFYVTRNSYFDTIGIPIPFDLARVNEGNAMDLTSGIFTTPRPGIYFFSFAGVARVYNGLYNAAVWSYLYLNGEIIGSSFVQENKGPVDQYSQLSIQLMLILKKDDQLWVQISYSGSASSLHDSGNHYTHFTGFLLEEEIVA; this is translated from the exons ATGGCGCATTTTTCGGTAGCCTCACTCACCCAAGTTGTTTTGCTGTTGGTTTTCATCTGCTGGACGCCGAGTTCGACGGGCGCTGCCTTTTCCTTGGAGGAAGAATTCCTACAACTGAAGGAAAATTAT attcaaatgaaacaagtcGTGAAAACTTTGGAGGCCAAAGTTGAGCAACAAGATTCGctttttaaaacttgtttttcacgagagaaaaatgaacgcccagcagcagcagcaaccgacTCTATTCCGAGTAGTAATAATCCATCGGCTGTTGCCATCAACGGACTGCCGTCCTCATGCGGGGATCTCAAAATGATTGGCCACACCTTGAGCGGAATTTATTCCGTCATGGGATCGGCGAAAATGGAATCCGTTTTCTGCGATTTCACTAAACTTCCTGGCGATGCGG GTTTCCAGAAATGGATCGGAAACGACGTCATCACATCGGCCTATTCGCCGACGTCAGTCTATTTCTACGTCAcaagaaattcttattttgaCACAATTGGAAttccgattccgttcgatttggcgcgggtgaacgagggaaacgCCATGGATTTGACATCGGGGATTTTCACGACaccgcgaccgggaatttattttttctctttcgcgggAGTGGCGCGTGTTTATAATGGTTTATATAATGCTGCGGTTTGGTCTtatctttatttgaacggggAAATAATCGGGTCGAGTTTTGTTCAAGAGAATAAAGGCCCCGTTGATCAATACAGTCAGTTGTCCATCCAACTGATGCTGATCTTGAAAAAAGACGATCAACTCTGGGTGCAGATTTCTTATTCTGGTTCAGCCTCGTCTTTGCATGACAGCGGTAACCACtacacccatttcacgggtttctTGTTGGAAGAGGAAATTGTGGCGTGA